The following are encoded together in the Candida orthopsilosis Co 90-125, chromosome 5 draft sequence genome:
- a CDS encoding Ccc2 copper-transporting P-type ATPase of Golgi, with amino-acid sequence MTSSSTEPTTHSLVSIQGMTCGACSASITEALEKQDGIQKASISLVTEDGLITHSIDYDPQNIVTVIEDCGFDAQLQRKSILKPSPATQSDLKQTVLGIVGMTCGACSASITEALENITGVSYVSVSLITEEALVKHGSAVTSDQLKEAIEDCGFDVTHVRTTDVSGDSNDGRNGTGTEGTEEDEETCLKIMGLHPDIDLVGFKYNLEAYLQSVPGIKSFDISLQSQEEGVAEDLTVSPRTSIEDMALGVGNELIISYDPASIGIRDIVDGLDTLENEVTFVVVNSLDQSSATQLKLLSKIKDIKYWSNIVIQSLIFGIPIIILVHTERTSIWKNTMLFPGLFLVTLLETVLATYVQFRLGAKFLRKFTSFVRNNFKGASMDVLVSISTMVTYIFSIVSIVISVWQGNTENPPKVLFDTLVMLITFVSFGKLLENKAKGATSSALSSLLSLTPSTCTIINNPSQYLKEGETKEDQLQQDYQTRTISIDLVQPNDIEIVLPGGKVPADGVIVFGESEIDESLITGEPLPIHKKNADSVIGGSINGPHLIHIRVTKTGRKSQLQQIINLVKDSQVNKAPVQRFSDYVAARFVPSVIMLAVVTFTVWAVICFTMHIDGLPMIFRQNENGKFFVCLQLAISVIVVACPCALGLAAPTAVMVGTGVGALNGVLIKGADILEKTTSVNIILFDKTGTLTTGEMSIVRSKPVLDQDFFELSVSDWWKLIGSVECNSEHPVGKALTKSARSYCGLSFEDDSFDTSIKAVNILLGAGIEANVTLGSVDYNVHVGNHNLVKEKFPQLLQEIDNEDFSPINTVTFVIINGAFSGFIELSDSLKEGSREVINYLKESEGYIIGMVTGDNKGAALKIGKEVGISEQNIYYEVSPIHKDKVISDLKSKFGPSASIAFIGDGINDAPALAKADIGMAISSGTDIAIESADIVLIGGQRRQQTDLYGVINALKISTTTFQRIKMNFVWAVIYNIFMLPFAMGCFLPLNLMLPPVAASIAMMVSSLSVVMNSLLLKLYKAPKIDPVDKFDLEMAVNEDDFDLKNGTAQEFQAQKRGNSKWSLRSLKSLFTKRRANRRNVQDYQLVSGSSRA; translated from the coding sequence ATGACATCATCCTCAACGGAACCTACAACACATTCACTTGTATCAATTCAAGGTATGACTTGTGGTGCATGTTCTGCAAGTATCACCGAAGCATTGGAAAAACAAGATGGTATTCAGAAGGCATCGATTTCATTAGTCACGGAAGATGGATTGATTACGCATTCAATAGACTATGATCCACAGAATATAGTCACTGTCATTGAAGACTGTGGATTCGATGCCCAGTTACAAAGAAAATCGATTCTTAAACCCAGCCCAGCCACACAATCGGATTTGAAGCAAACTGTACTCGGAATAGTAGGGATGACCTGTGGTGCATGTTCTGCAAGTATCACCGAAGCATTGGAGAATATCACTGGTGTGTCGTATGTTTCCGTGTCGTTGATTACTGAGGAAGCCTTGGTCAAGCATGGCTCTGCAGTAACATCggatcaattgaaagaggCAATAGAAGATTGTGGATTTGATGTAACCCATGTACGAACAACTGATGTATCTGGGGATAGTAATGATGGACGAAACGGAACTGGAACCGAAGGGACGGAAGAGGATGAGGAAACgtgtttgaaaattatggGACTACATCCTGATATTGATTTAGTAGGTTTCAAATACAATCTTGAAGCATATCTACAGAGTGTTCCGGGAATAAAATCGTTTGATATTTCCTTGCAGAGTCAAGAGGAGGGAGTTGCTGAGGACTTAACAGTACTGCCAAGgacatcaattgaagatatGGCTCTTGGTGTCGGCAACGAATTAATCATATCCTATGATCCAGCATCCATAGGTATACGAGATATCGTCGATGGTCTTGACACATTGGAAAACGAAGTCACTTTCGTTGTTGTCAACTCATTAGACCAGTCCTCTGCCACTCAACTCAAATTATTATCCAAGATAAAAGACATCAAGTACTGGTCAAATATCGTTATTCAAAGCCTAATATTTGGTATTCCAATAATAATTCTTGTCCATACTGAAAGAACAAGTATATGGAAGAATACAATGTTGTTCCCTGGGTTGTTCCTAGTTACATTACTTGAAACCGTTCTTGCTACTTATGTCCAATTTCGATTGGGGGCAAAATTCTTACGTAAATTTACTTCATTTGTCAGAAACAACTTTAAAGGTGCATCAATGGATGTTTTggtatcaatttcaaccatgGTGACGTATATTTTCTCCATTGTGTCAATTGTGATAAGTGTATGGCAGGGTAATACAGAGAACCCACCAAAAGTTTTGTTTGACACCCTTGTAATGTTGATTACGTTTGTATCATTTGGtaaattattggaaaaCAAAGCCAAGGGGGCAACATCCTCAGCATTGTCAAGTTTGTTGTCTTTGACTCCTTCCACTTGtacaatcatcaacaatccaagtcaatatttgaaagagGGTGAAACGAAAGAagatcaacttcaacagGATTATCAAACCAGAACAATTAGTATTGATTTGGTACAACCCAAtgacattgaaattgtattgCCTGGTGGTAAAGTCCCCGCCGATGGAGTTATTGTTTTCGGTGAATCAGAAATCGATGAAAGTTTAATCACTGGTGAACCATTACCCATCCACAAAAAAAATGCAGATTCAGTAATTGGTGGGTCAATCAATGGACCTCATTTAATTCACATTAGAGTCACCAAAACTGGCAGAAAATCACAATTGCagcaaatcatcaatttagTTAAAGACTCACAAGTGAACAAGGCACCAGTGCAAAGATTTTCTGATTATGTTGCTGCTAGATTTGTTCCGTCGGTTATTATGTTGGCAGTTGTGACATTTACCGTATGGGCAGTCATTTGTTTTACAATGCATATTGATGGTTTGCCAATGATTTTCCgtcaaaatgaaaatggtaaattttttgtttgtttacaattggcaatttcagttattgttgttgcttgtCCATGTGCTTTGGGGTTGGCAGCACCAACTGCAGTTATGGTGGGTACTGGTGTTGGAGCCTTGAATGGTGTCTTGATCAAGGGAGCAGATATCTTGGAAAAGACAACTTCGGTGAATATTATCTTGTTCGACAAGACTGGTACATTAACAACCGGAGAAATGTCAATAGTTAGATCAAAACCAGTACTCGATCAAGATTTTTTCGAGCTTTCTGTTTCTGATTGGtggaaattgattggttcAGTGGAGTGTAACTCTGAACATCCAGTCGGAAAAGCATTGACAAAACTGGCTAGATCCTATTGTGGATTAAGctttgaagatgattcaTTTGACACGCTGATTAAAGCCGTCAATATATTGCTTGGAGCTGGTATTGAAGCAAATGTAACCTTGGGATCAGTAGATTACAACGTCCATGTTGGAAATCACAACTTGGTAAAGGAGAAATTCcctcaattgttgcaagaaattgacaatgaGGATTTTAGCCCCATAAATACAGTAACCTTTGTGATTATTAATGGAGCCTTCTCTGGATTCATTGAATTATCGGATTCATTAAAGGAAGGTTCACGTGAAGTTATAAACTATTTGAAGGAATCTGAAGGTTACATTATTGGTATGGTGACTGGAGACAATAAAGGGGCtgctttgaaaattggtAAAGAGGTTGGAATTTCCGAACAAAACATTTACTACGAAGTATCCCCAATACACAAGGACAAAGTTATATCAGATTTAAAATCCAAATTCGGACCTAGTGCCAGTATCGCATTCATTGGAGATGGAATCAATGATGCTCCAGCATTAGCCAAAGCTGATATTGGAATGGCTATAAGTTCAGGAACCGACATTGCCATCGAAAGTGCTGACATTGTCCTTATTGGGGGTCAAAGACGTCAACAAACAGACTTGTATGGAGTCATCAATGCCCTAAAAATATCAACCACTacatttcaaagaattAAAATGAATTTTGTTTGGGCCGTCATTTACAATATCTTTATGTTACCTTTTGCAATGGGATGTTTCTTGCCTTTGAATTTAATGTTACCTCCTGTGGCTGCAAGTATAGCCATGATGGTTAGTTCGCTAAGTGTGGTTATGAATTCCctcttgttgaaattgtacaAAGCTCCCAAAATTGATCCGGTggataaatttgatttggaaatggctgtgaatgaagatgattttgatttgaagaatggAACTGCGCAAGAATTTCAAGCTCAGAAAAGAGGAAATAGTAAGTGGAGCTTGCGCTCACTCAAACTGTTGTTTACGAAAAGAAGAGCGAATAGGAGGAATGTTCAGGATTATCAATTAGTTTCAGGAAGTTCGAGGGCGTGA
- a CDS encoding Ypt35 protein (S. cerevisiae homolog YPT35 has phosphatidylinositol-3-phosphate binding activity and localizes to endosome), which translates to MSRKKSSSVTQLNNVLPIPIELNAGEDLQTHQHNHQSHITDVRVGEHHLVQGNTTATNSSTSGQGRYIVWQIKITINDLDYSSIVLYKRYSELLQLYNDLRQYYKGQQDIVIPKPPPKNSFSFERLVMSSSWLEDRRKGLQWFLSSVLLDPVLQNGPIVKQFVLDSKG; encoded by the coding sequence ATGAGTCGAAAGAAAAGTAGCTCAGTcactcaattgaacaatgtACTACCAATACCTATAGAATTAAATGCTGGAGAAGACTTACAAACACATCAACATAACCACCAAAGTCACATAACTGATGTACGAGTAGGAGAACATCACTTAGTTCAAGGAAATACAACAGCCACAAATAGCTCAACAAGTGGACAAGGCCGATATATTGTATGGCAGATTAAAATCACCATCAACGATCTAGATTATTCCTCAATTGTGTTGTATAAACGATACCTGGAATTATTACAATTATATAATGATTTACGACAATATTATAAAGGACAACAAGATATAGTAATACCCAAGCCACCGCCTAAAAACAGTTTTAGTTTTGAACGACTAGTGATGAGTTCAAGTTGGTTGGAAGATAGAAGAAAAGGATTACAATGGTTTTTGAGTAGTGTTTTGTTGGATCCAGTTTTACAAAACGGACCAATTGTTAAGCAGTTTGTATTAGATAGTAAAGGATAA
- a CDS encoding Trr1 thioredoxin reductase gives MVHHKVTIIGSGPAAHTAAIYLARAEIKPTLYEGFLANGVAAGGQLTTTTDIENFPGFPEGINGTELMERMKQQSERFGTEIITETVSKCDLSQRPFKLWTEFNEDGEPITTDAVIIATGASAKRMHLPGEETYWQQGISACAVCDGAVPIFRNKPLAVVGGGDSACEEALFLTKYASKVYLLVRRDALRASSIMQKRAMNNDKLEILWNTEAKEAKGDGKVLTSLGIYNNKTKTNSDLQVNGLFYAIGHIPATKIFENQLKMDESGYLLTKPGTAETSVEGVFAAGDVQDKIYRQAITSAGTGCMAALECEKFIVEQED, from the coding sequence ATGGTGCATCATAAAGTTACAATTATTGGTTCAGGTCCTGCTGCTCATACTGCTGCTATTTATTTGGCTAGAGCTGAAATCAAGCCAACCTTATACGAAGGGTTCTTGGCTAATGGGGTTGCTGCTGGTGGTCAATTAACTACCACTACTGATATTGAGAATTTCCCTGGTTTTCCTGAGGGCATCAATGGTACTGAATTGATGGAGAGAATGAAGCAGCAATCGGAAAGGTTTGGTACTGAAATTATTACTGAGACTGTTTCTAAATGTGATTTGTCACAAAGGCCTTTTAAGTTGTGGACTGAGTTTAATGAGGATGGTGAGCCAATTACCACTGATGCTGTGATTATTGCTACTGGTGCTAGTGCCAAGAGAATGCATTTGCCTGGTGAGGAGACTTATTGGCAGCAAGGTATTTCTGCTTGTGCTGTTTGTGATGGTGCTGTGCCTATTTTTAGAAATAAACCGTtggctgttgttggtggtggtgattcTGCTTGTGAAGAAGCTTTATTTTTGACAAAGTATGCTTCCAAGGTTTATTTGTTGGTTAGAAGAGATGCTCTTAGAGCTTCTTCAATTATGCAAAAGAGGGCTATGAataatgataaattggagATTTTGTGGAATACTGAAGCTAAAGAAGCGAAAGGAGATGGAAAGGTTTTGACTTCATTAGGCATTTATAACAACAAGACAAAGACAAATTCTGATTTACAAGTTAATGGTTTATTTTATGCCATTGGTCATATTCCAGCAACaaagatttttgaaaatcaattgaagatggaTGAAAGTGGATATCTTTTAACTAAACCAGGTACTGCTGAAACTTCAGTTGAAGGTGTTTTTGCTGCTGGTGATGTTCAAGATAAGATTTACAGACAAGCTATCACTTCTGCTGGTACTGGATGTATGGCAGCTTTAGAAtgtgaaaaattcattgttgaacaagaagattaa
- a CDS encoding Pep12 protein (S. cerevisiae homolog PEP12 has SNAP receptor activity, has role in vacuole inheritance, Golgi to transport and localizes to endosome, Golgi apparatus), with amino-acid sequence MSFNSTFDNDIERIATNHSHKYKDYPEFESLSTSIDNQLHHISQTQLSTIKHDLLQFEKDPLDLSIAEKLSSEFKQTTESYRKLNDFVKQLNNTIKSVEDEREDVEIINYLKQKESIQIKLIRDSLGNFKNYQRRFESKQSSQLPAPGDNTINPHQDQEQHSQQQSQQQIQITYEPVNAEELEQQTLLIQEREREIHQIQQDTQEINNIFSNLSSIINEQQFQVDSIENNIFTYSSNARQASNELRSAHRYQKRSSGTLFCCLMILLAVLGFIILIGLIF; translated from the coding sequence ATGTCATTCAACAGTACATTTGATAACGATATTGAAAGAATAGCAACAAATCATTCTCACAAATACAAAGATTATCCCGAATTTGAATCACTTTCAACTAGTATTGATAATCAATTACATCATATAAGTCAAACTCAATTATCAACCATTAAACATGACTTGctacaatttgaaaaagaccCACTCGATCTCTCAATAGCTGAAAAGTTAAGTTCAGAATTTAAACAAACTACTGAATCATACCgtaaattgaatgattttgttaaacaattgaataatacGATAAAatcagttgaagatgagcgtgaagatgttgaaatcATAAATTATTTAAAGCAAAAGGAAAGTATTCAAATCAAGTTGATTAGAGATAGTCTTGGtaattttaaaaattatcaacGAAGGTTTGAATCTAAACAATCTAGTCAATTACCTGCACCTGGTGACAACACCATAAACCCACACCAAGACCAAGAACAACATTCACAACAGCAGTCCCAACAACAGATACAAATCACGTATGAACCAGTAAATGCAGAAGAACTAGAACAACAAACACTTTTAATTCAAGAAAGAGAACGagaaattcatcaaattcaacaagataCACAAGAAATTAATAACATCTTTTCCAATCTTTCATCTATAATCaatgaacaacaatttcaagttgatagtattgaaaataatataTTCACTTATAGTTCAAATGCAAGACAAGCCTCAAATGAATTGAGAAGTGCTCATCGATATCAAAAGAGATCAAGTGGtacattgttttgttgtttaatgaTCCTTTTGGCGGTATTGGGATTTATAATATTAATAGGGTTGATATTCTAA
- a CDS encoding Cia1 protein (S. cerevisiae homolog CIA1 has role tRNA wobble uridine modification, iron-sulfur cluster assembly, ribosomal large subunit export from nucleus and localizes to nucleus, cytosol), translated as MLQLIQSIQAHTDKVWSVSAHPTLPLLATASTDKSTKVYKLSTVPKFPQIANLEDTHRRSVRSVSFKPPMGGVDYKSNVLDLPALASGSFDSTISIWGIDEPDDNYDVEEIMHNQAEVLTSPSNEWNLMAIIEGHENEIKAVDWNFSGRYLASCSRDKTVWIWETDPETLEEFECVSVLNDHSQDVKNVTWHPTMNLLASSSYDDTIRIYKQEFDDDDWSCVGVLDSHEGTVWCSKFENPKSPSATEGKIRLASVSDDLTVRIWYSQDNNSLQSDGPDTNSNLPSSIKHISEMVWEQECILPKVHTLPIYSVAWSSITGKIVTAGSDGQMVVYNETMNGNWEIESIQQSAHGVHEINCVSWAKLDNNEEVIISAGDDGYVNIWRN; from the coding sequence ATGCTTCAACTAATTCAGTCAATACAAGCTCATACTGACAAAGTATGGAGCGTATCTGCACATCCGACATTACCACTTTTGGCCACTGCATCAACTGATAAATCAACCAAAGTATACAAATTATCCACTGTACCAAAATTTCCCCAAATTGCCAATTTAGAAGATACTCATAGGCGATCAGTACGATCAGTATCATTTAAACCGCCAATGGGTGGGGTTGACTATAAACTGAATGTGTTAGATTTACCTGCATTAGCTAGTGGTTCATTCGACTCAACAATATCTATATGGGGTATCGATGAACCTGATGATAATTATGAcgttgaagaaatcatGCATAATCAAGCTGAAGTTTTAACAAGTCCGTCTAATGAATGGAATTTAATGGCAATTATAGAAGGTCATGAAAATGAGATTAAAGCAGTTGATTGGAATTTCAGTGGTAGATACCTTGCTTCATGTTCAAGAGACAAGACGGTTTGGATATGGGAAACTGATCCCGAGACattggaagaatttgaatgtGTTTCAGTATTGAACGATCATCTGCAAGATGTAAAGAACGTTACATGGCATCCAACTATGAATTTATTAGCTAGTTCATCATATGATGATACTATACGTATATATaaacaagaatttgatgatgatgattggTCATGTGTTGGGGTCTTGGATTCACATGAGGGTACTGTATGGTGCTCAAAGTTTGAGAACCCCAAAAGTCCCAGTGCCACGGAAGGTAAAATCAGATTGGCTTCAGTTAGTGATGACTTAACAGTTAGGATATGGTATAGTCAAGATAACAATAGTTTACAATCGGATGGACCTGAtaccaattccaatttgcCTTCTTCGATCAAACACATTTCAGAAATGGTCTGGGAACAAGAATGCATATTACCTAAAGTCCATACATTGCCAATTTATTCTGTTGCTTGGTCGTCAATCACAGGGAAAATAGTGACGGCTGGATCAGATGGACAAATGGTAGTGTATAATGAAACAATGAATGGAAATTGGGAAATCGAAAGTATCCAACAATCAGCCCATGGCGTTCATGAGATTAACTGTGTAAGTTGGGCTAAGCTAGACAATAACGAAGAAGTTATAATATCAGCTGGTGACGATGGATATGTCAATATATGGAGAAACTAA